The following proteins are co-located in the Vibrio astriarenae genome:
- the malZ gene encoding maltodextrin glucosidase produces the protein MSLPFLYHGQTTQWVSLHHSKITLTLVTDKHTPYHQVLIRHEPDNEEHFAEMTLVEETEHLRYWQGEFELRHDQSLNTYTFKLILDKQQYWLSAYGITTRMPGLEKHFKINPDEQPPSWVKEQVFYQVFPDRFANGKPEISTQSDEYKIADESKTVVAKEWGEPVDGHGGNGGYEFYGGDLYGVENKLDYLQELGITTLYLNPIFAAPSNHRYDTMDYYNVDSHLGTNEDFATLCDGIHQRGMKVVLDAVFNHTSTEHPWFNRLGWHQETGAYQSSQSRYRDYYFFEGTTDQYIGWKGVSSLPVLNFENQHVRNAIYQSEDSIIKHWLKPPYSIDGWRFDVIHMLGEGEGAKNNAHYVKAFRESAKAVNPDSYILGEHFFEATSWLQGDQEDGSMNYYGFAHPLRALLANKDIALDPISINMLEFRDWLAEARAKVPWENQLAQLNQLDSHDTPRFFTLINENEALFKIAATFLFTYVGTPCLYYGTEIGMAGGADPDNRRCMEWDKVEESELLSFFKELIEMRKARPALQQGNFMEIYCDEECLVFARTCNEDTVIVGINLSLKDKEISLSVEQKALLALPDNKITLTSMQSLVL, from the coding sequence ATGTCTTTGCCTTTTCTCTATCATGGACAAACCACTCAGTGGGTCAGCCTTCATCACAGTAAAATCACACTCACCTTAGTCACTGACAAACATACCCCCTATCACCAAGTGCTGATTCGTCACGAACCAGACAATGAAGAACACTTTGCTGAGATGACACTCGTCGAAGAGACTGAGCATTTACGCTATTGGCAGGGAGAGTTTGAGCTGCGTCATGACCAGTCACTCAATACTTACACGTTCAAACTTATTCTCGACAAGCAGCAATATTGGTTGAGTGCCTATGGCATCACCACACGCATGCCTGGGCTAGAAAAACACTTCAAGATAAACCCAGACGAGCAGCCACCAAGCTGGGTAAAAGAGCAAGTTTTCTACCAAGTATTCCCGGACCGTTTTGCTAATGGGAAGCCGGAAATCAGCACTCAAAGCGATGAGTACAAAATTGCCGATGAGAGTAAAACCGTTGTTGCAAAAGAGTGGGGAGAACCCGTTGACGGCCATGGTGGCAATGGGGGATATGAGTTCTACGGCGGCGACCTTTATGGCGTTGAGAACAAACTCGATTATCTTCAAGAGCTTGGGATCACGACCCTGTACCTCAACCCGATTTTCGCGGCGCCAAGTAATCACCGTTATGACACGATGGATTATTACAATGTCGATTCTCACCTTGGCACCAATGAAGATTTCGCCACACTGTGTGATGGCATCCACCAGCGCGGGATGAAAGTCGTATTAGATGCCGTGTTTAACCACACCTCAACCGAACACCCTTGGTTCAATCGTTTAGGCTGGCACCAAGAAACAGGAGCCTATCAATCAAGCCAATCACGCTATCGCGACTACTACTTTTTTGAGGGTACTACCGACCAGTACATCGGTTGGAAAGGGGTAAGCAGTTTACCTGTACTCAATTTTGAAAACCAACATGTTCGCAACGCGATTTACCAATCTGAAGATTCGATCATCAAGCATTGGTTGAAACCACCCTATAGCATCGACGGCTGGCGATTTGATGTGATTCATATGCTTGGTGAGGGAGAAGGTGCGAAAAACAATGCTCACTATGTAAAAGCGTTTCGAGAATCCGCAAAAGCGGTGAACCCAGATAGCTACATCTTAGGTGAGCACTTCTTTGAAGCCACCTCATGGCTGCAGGGCGACCAAGAAGATGGTTCGATGAACTACTATGGCTTCGCACACCCACTACGGGCTTTACTCGCGAACAAAGACATCGCGCTAGATCCAATCAGCATTAACATGCTCGAGTTTCGAGACTGGCTTGCGGAAGCAAGAGCAAAAGTGCCTTGGGAAAACCAATTAGCACAACTGAATCAGTTAGATAGCCACGACACCCCACGTTTCTTTACATTGATTAATGAAAATGAGGCCCTGTTTAAGATTGCAGCCACCTTCCTATTTACTTATGTCGGAACACCTTGTCTTTACTACGGTACGGAAATTGGGATGGCGGGTGGTGCAGATCCCGATAATCGCCGCTGTATGGAGTGGGATAAGGTGGAAGAGTCAGAACTACTGTCTTTCTTTAAGGAATTGATTGAAATGCGCAAAGCTCGCCCTGCACTTCAACAGGGTAACTTCATGGAGATCTATTGTGATGAAGAGTGCTTGGTGTTTGCTAGAACTTGTAATGAGGACACTGTCATTGTTGGCATTAACCTTTCACTCAAGGATAAAGAAATCTCTCTATCTGTTGAACAGAAAGCGCTTTTAGCGCTACCTGATAACAAAATTACGCTCACAAGTATGCAGAGCCTAGTTCTATAG
- a CDS encoding alpha-amylase family glycosyl hydrolase, with protein MNKKVTQSLLAVAIFGALQACGGSSGSGGNEEVVEAYACSTEVVETSNQLRTYQIMVESFVSGDDSIGHGTGYGTSHHNGDLQGIIDSLDYIQSLGVNAIWLTPIFHSEALDGQDHWADRLDATGYFATDYFKVDPRFGDLDTARELVEEAHARGLYVFFDGVFGHHKNGLIKPSPSGRLPTGESNPVSYPESLDFYKEVATYWIKELKIDGWRLDQAYQVPTESWAQIRKAIDEASQSVTYTNNLGQEVNPLGYMVAEIWKGEDDIAETGYGSKDTPALCSAFDFPMRYRIVETLAVNESSVGGRNADWLDNGFTTHQAYPSHAQPNLMIGNHDLVRFGDLLQRGNIADPSDEEYWLRHKAAFAFQAAYTGPITLYYGDEIGDQVDGFAEKEDNNTCAIRGVCDDHVARSSAKIEGVTVTLDSNQADLKQYVATLMDLREAYPALSSGSRNNIESADDKYVDVKQSGDEQIVFALNIGNELQSLSYTESQLGVSGALKDLISDEVIQSENGRFTISLEPFEGRFMIVE; from the coding sequence ATGAATAAAAAAGTAACCCAATCATTACTCGCAGTGGCTATTTTTGGGGCTCTGCAAGCTTGTGGAGGGTCCTCTGGTAGTGGAGGTAACGAAGAGGTCGTTGAGGCTTATGCTTGTTCTACTGAGGTGGTAGAGACCAGTAATCAACTCAGAACATATCAAATCATGGTGGAAAGCTTTGTGAGCGGTGATGACTCTATAGGGCATGGCACGGGTTATGGAACAAGTCATCACAATGGTGATTTACAAGGCATCATAGATTCTCTCGACTATATTCAATCCTTGGGTGTTAATGCGATATGGCTTACTCCAATATTTCACTCTGAAGCGCTAGATGGTCAAGACCATTGGGCAGACCGTCTTGATGCAACTGGTTATTTTGCCACGGATTATTTCAAAGTAGACCCAAGGTTTGGTGATCTAGACACCGCAAGAGAGCTTGTAGAAGAAGCGCATGCTCGTGGTCTGTATGTCTTTTTCGATGGGGTATTTGGACACCACAAAAATGGTTTAATTAAGCCTTCACCATCGGGTCGACTACCGACAGGGGAGAGTAACCCAGTCAGTTATCCTGAGAGTTTAGATTTCTATAAAGAGGTCGCCACATACTGGATCAAGGAGCTCAAGATTGATGGCTGGCGACTCGATCAAGCCTATCAAGTTCCGACTGAATCATGGGCACAAATACGTAAGGCGATTGATGAAGCTTCGCAGAGCGTCACCTACACCAATAATTTAGGTCAAGAGGTCAATCCACTAGGCTACATGGTGGCTGAAATATGGAAAGGTGAGGACGATATCGCGGAAACAGGTTATGGCTCAAAAGACACCCCAGCGCTATGTTCCGCTTTTGATTTCCCCATGCGCTATCGGATCGTCGAAACGCTTGCGGTTAATGAAAGTAGTGTAGGCGGAAGGAACGCTGATTGGCTAGATAATGGCTTTACGACTCACCAGGCATACCCTTCTCACGCTCAGCCAAATTTGATGATCGGCAATCATGACTTAGTGCGTTTTGGTGACCTGCTACAGCGTGGCAACATTGCCGATCCAAGTGATGAAGAATATTGGTTACGTCATAAAGCCGCATTTGCATTCCAGGCAGCATACACCGGTCCAATCACACTCTATTATGGCGATGAGATTGGCGATCAAGTGGATGGCTTTGCTGAGAAAGAGGATAACAATACCTGCGCAATTCGCGGGGTTTGTGATGATCACGTCGCTCGAAGCAGTGCGAAAATTGAAGGTGTGACCGTTACATTAGATAGCAACCAAGCGGATCTAAAACAGTACGTTGCTACGCTGATGGATTTGCGAGAGGCATACCCTGCTTTATCCAGTGGCTCTAGAAACAACATTGAATCAGCAGATGATAAGTACGTCGATGTAAAACAGTCAGGCGATGAACAGATTGTTTTTGCTCTGAATATTGGTAATGAACTCCAATCTTTAAGTTACACAGAGAGTCAACTGGGTGTCTCGGGGGCATTGAAGGACTTAATCTCTGACGAAGTCATACAAAGTGAAAATGGCAGATTTACTATTAGTTTAGAGCCTTTTGAAGGGCGCTTTATGATCGTTGAATAG
- a CDS encoding MATE family efflux transporter, translated as MTKSNQKKLAKQLFKMTWPMLFGVLSLMSFQLIDSAFIGQLGVLPLAAQGFTLPIQMIIIGLQVGLGIATTAVISTALGAQQTRYAQQLGGLIIVLGSVGVALFGVIAYLLRAPILGALSAPDDIMPIIDSYWIWWLISSWTGAVLYFLYSLCRANGNTLLPGTMMMVTSLLNLILDPIFIFTLDMGINGAAIATIIAFGIGILIVAPKVIAKEWMCFNWSDLDIGKSIRSLTNIMGPAMISQLLPPLSSMLATKLLAGFGTAAVAAWALGSRYEFFAIVVVLALTMSMPPMIGRMRGSKNYQDIRELTKIAAIFIMVFQLIIALITYMMATPLAQLMTSEEGNVEQILIWHLTIVPLSLGPLGICMLMVSSANAIGKSYRALTISALRLFAFFLPSLWIGAQLGGIQGLFYGAFVGNIFAGICAWFMYQKALNQIEASMTKI; from the coding sequence ATGACCAAAAGTAACCAAAAAAAACTCGCCAAACAGCTGTTCAAGATGACTTGGCCAATGCTGTTTGGCGTTTTGTCCTTAATGAGCTTTCAACTGATCGATAGCGCCTTTATCGGCCAATTGGGGGTTTTACCTCTCGCAGCACAAGGTTTCACTTTGCCAATACAGATGATCATTATTGGTCTGCAAGTGGGCTTGGGTATCGCGACGACCGCTGTGATCTCAACAGCGCTAGGTGCTCAGCAAACACGCTACGCTCAGCAACTGGGCGGGCTGATCATCGTGCTTGGCAGCGTCGGTGTTGCACTGTTTGGTGTGATTGCTTATCTACTTAGAGCGCCTATATTAGGTGCCCTGAGCGCACCTGATGACATCATGCCGATCATTGATAGCTACTGGATTTGGTGGCTAATCAGCTCTTGGACAGGGGCGGTACTCTACTTCCTTTACAGCCTTTGTCGAGCCAACGGCAACACATTGCTACCAGGAACCATGATGATGGTGACGAGCCTTTTGAACCTCATCCTCGACCCCATCTTCATCTTTACCCTAGATATGGGCATCAATGGAGCGGCGATCGCCACTATTATCGCATTTGGTATTGGCATCCTCATTGTCGCCCCAAAAGTGATCGCCAAGGAGTGGATGTGCTTTAACTGGAGTGACTTAGATATTGGTAAGAGTATTCGTTCACTCACCAATATTATGGGGCCAGCCATGATAAGCCAGCTATTACCGCCACTCTCTTCAATGCTCGCTACCAAACTGTTGGCGGGCTTTGGCACTGCCGCCGTTGCAGCATGGGCGCTGGGGTCTCGCTATGAGTTCTTTGCCATTGTCGTGGTGTTAGCACTCACTATGTCTATGCCGCCGATGATAGGGCGCATGCGCGGATCAAAAAACTATCAGGATATCCGTGAGCTGACAAAAATAGCCGCAATATTCATTATGGTTTTCCAGCTTATTATCGCCCTCATCACGTATATGATGGCAACCCCGCTCGCCCAACTGATGACCAGCGAAGAAGGTAATGTTGAGCAGATCCTAATTTGGCACCTCACCATCGTCCCGCTGAGTCTTGGTCCTCTTGGCATTTGTATGTTGATGGTCTCTAGCGCCAATGCCATCGGCAAATCCTATCGCGCGCTCACCATCTCTGCGCTTCGACTGTTTGCCTTCTTCCTGCCTAGTTTATGGATTGGAGCTCAGCTTGGAGGCATTCAAGGCCTGTTTTACGGCGCCTTTGTGGGGAATATATTCGCTGGAATTTGTGCTTGGTTTATGTATCAAAAGGCGCTCAATCAAATAGAAGCCAGCATGACTAAAATCTAA
- a CDS encoding DUF413 domain-containing protein: MSETHFRYGRKRFYDNIKFPRGFAKSGDFTLAEEELLIQFGDTMLALELGELTPDNSEEKHFMKVLANPLKAKSKLERTWLKYTQLARGRKRFHTLNGSRRGSVVDTSDEFDAVLEDE; the protein is encoded by the coding sequence ATGTCTGAAACACACTTTCGCTACGGCAGAAAACGTTTTTATGACAACATCAAGTTCCCACGCGGCTTTGCAAAATCTGGCGATTTTACGCTAGCTGAAGAAGAACTGTTGATTCAATTTGGCGACACTATGCTTGCTCTAGAATTAGGTGAGCTGACACCCGACAATAGCGAAGAGAAACACTTCATGAAGGTGCTAGCAAATCCACTGAAAGCAAAATCGAAGTTGGAGCGTACTTGGCTTAAGTACACTCAATTGGCTCGCGGTCGCAAACGATTCCATACTCTAAACGGCTCACGACGTGGCAGTGTGGTTGATACGAGCGATGAGTTTGACGCGGTGTTAGAAGACGAATAA
- a CDS encoding LysR family transcriptional regulator has translation MDVKVFRTFLEVARTKHFGKASENLYITQAAVSARIKQLESYFDTQLFTRDRNNIKLTSAGERLVSYAEVMVSTLQQAKLELSLESGQALQLTMGGTPNIWDAYLQNCLSVVTESFSGYGFMAEVLNREALNRHLLERTLDMAFAFDQIKADELECIKVADLVLVLVSTSPQSVETVFNNGYVYVDWGTKFGSEHVERHGKAAPPLLRTSTARIALDFILDKQGSAYLPYSLVKPFLETGQLHRVDNSEDWYRPIYLSYRKGSSSVEAINQVCELVRDIDPLTAYTLQQAGRVEPE, from the coding sequence ATGGATGTAAAAGTCTTTCGTACCTTTCTTGAAGTGGCTCGCACCAAGCATTTTGGTAAAGCATCAGAGAATCTCTATATCACGCAAGCTGCCGTTAGCGCGCGTATCAAACAGCTTGAGAGCTATTTTGATACACAGCTGTTCACTCGAGATCGCAACAACATCAAGCTGACTTCGGCAGGCGAAAGGCTAGTGAGTTATGCTGAGGTGATGGTTTCTACGCTACAACAGGCCAAGCTGGAGCTATCGTTGGAAAGTGGTCAAGCCTTGCAATTGACAATGGGTGGTACTCCCAACATATGGGATGCCTACCTGCAAAACTGTTTAAGTGTGGTGACAGAATCCTTTTCTGGGTATGGCTTCATGGCTGAAGTGCTCAACCGCGAAGCGTTAAACCGACATTTGCTGGAGCGCACGCTAGATATGGCGTTTGCCTTTGATCAAATTAAGGCGGACGAGCTTGAGTGCATAAAAGTGGCAGACTTAGTTTTGGTCTTGGTTTCGACCTCGCCACAGAGCGTTGAAACGGTGTTTAACAATGGTTACGTTTATGTCGATTGGGGTACGAAATTTGGCTCTGAGCATGTTGAGCGTCACGGCAAAGCCGCCCCGCCGCTACTAAGAACCTCAACTGCGCGTATTGCACTTGACTTCATTTTGGATAAGCAAGGAAGTGCTTACCTGCCGTACTCACTGGTAAAACCCTTCCTAGAAACTGGTCAACTTCACCGAGTCGATAATAGTGAAGACTGGTATCGCCCGATTTATTTGAGCTACCGTAAGGGCAGCTCCTCGGTTGAAGCGATCAATCAAGTGTGTGAGTTGGTGAGGGATATTGATCCGCTGACGGCTTATACATTACAGCAAGCAGGGCGGGTTGAGCCGGAGTAG
- a CDS encoding DUF3081 domain-containing protein → MKNELDSTKILHAYERIMANGTPTEDGMIYEGVEAISDYDGYNIYLRGNGVELSIGFHNTYHMSYDQAHLKESFLKKVALLSK, encoded by the coding sequence ATGAAAAATGAACTGGATTCAACCAAAATTCTTCATGCGTATGAGCGAATCATGGCGAATGGTACGCCAACGGAAGATGGAATGATTTACGAGGGTGTGGAAGCCATATCTGATTACGATGGATACAACATCTACTTAAGAGGGAACGGCGTGGAGCTCAGTATTGGATTTCACAATACTTACCACATGTCGTATGACCAGGCTCACCTCAAAGAGAGCTTCTTGAAGAAAGTCGCACTGCTTTCTAAATAG
- a CDS encoding monovalent cation:proton antiporter-2 (CPA2) family protein, whose protein sequence is MTGLFLQAFIYLIAAVIAVPIAKRLGLGSVLGYLIAGVVIGPVIGLVGEETTTIQHFAEFGVVMMLFLVGLELEPKMLWAMRNRLIGLGGLQVGGTAAIVTGIAMALGQPWTIALTIGLIFALSSTAIVLQTFNEKGLTKTEGGKNAFSVLLFQDIAVIPMLAFIPLLALPELIEAAQSAATHAAEHHDELSLVADLPGWAYGLVIIGSIVGVVVGGHFLSRPLFRFVADSGLREIFTATALMLVIGIAALMSLVGLSPALGTFLAGVVLANSEFRHELESNIEPFKGLLLGLFFITVGAGIDFSILFGEFTTIMSLTLGVMILKAAVLFALALIFRIKDSNRWLFTLSLAQAGEFGFVLLSFSLQNHVIPFELAQTLSLVVAISMFLTPGLFILFDKVILPRFEEESNEQEADTIDEQGTVIIAGIGRFGQIVNRLLISNGVNTVVLDHEAGQVQNMRDIGTKTFYGDATRPDLLHTAGIEHAKALVVAIDDRERALELVEYVKHTYPNVTIIARAFDRGHGYELKQAGAHIVESETYHSALEVGGKALHVVGFHPFGVERRKATYQRVEDKKFETLYQAWQGGSEGERYDNNYRDLFIQAEEHLVNEMSRYLSDKHSHTERGWTPPPKGYADQFDDATDDQK, encoded by the coding sequence ATGACCGGATTATTCTTACAGGCTTTCATCTACCTGATCGCCGCTGTTATCGCGGTACCGATTGCTAAACGCCTAGGTTTGGGTTCGGTACTGGGCTATCTCATTGCGGGTGTCGTCATCGGTCCTGTCATTGGCCTAGTCGGTGAAGAAACCACGACCATTCAACACTTTGCCGAGTTTGGCGTCGTGATGATGCTGTTTCTGGTCGGTCTTGAGCTAGAGCCAAAAATGCTTTGGGCGATGCGTAATCGCCTCATCGGCTTAGGCGGATTACAGGTCGGTGGTACAGCAGCTATCGTCACGGGTATCGCCATGGCGTTGGGTCAACCCTGGACAATCGCCCTCACCATAGGTCTGATTTTCGCCTTGTCATCGACCGCTATCGTGTTGCAGACCTTTAATGAAAAGGGGCTCACCAAAACCGAAGGCGGTAAAAACGCCTTTTCTGTTCTGCTGTTCCAAGATATCGCTGTGATACCGATGCTGGCGTTCATTCCTTTGCTTGCACTACCAGAACTCATTGAGGCAGCTCAATCGGCTGCCACCCATGCGGCGGAACATCACGATGAGCTATCACTGGTGGCTGATTTGCCCGGCTGGGCATACGGTCTGGTTATTATAGGCTCTATCGTTGGGGTCGTCGTCGGTGGACACTTCCTGAGTCGTCCACTGTTTCGCTTTGTTGCTGACTCGGGACTGCGCGAAATCTTCACCGCGACGGCTCTCATGCTCGTCATCGGTATCGCAGCTTTAATGAGCCTCGTCGGCCTCTCACCCGCCCTGGGTACCTTCCTTGCAGGCGTGGTATTAGCGAACAGTGAGTTTCGCCATGAACTCGAGTCCAATATTGAGCCGTTTAAAGGGTTGTTACTCGGCTTGTTCTTCATCACGGTAGGCGCAGGGATCGACTTCTCTATCCTGTTTGGTGAGTTTACTACCATCATGTCACTCACCCTTGGCGTGATGATTCTAAAAGCAGCAGTGTTGTTTGCATTGGCTTTGATTTTCCGTATCAAAGACAGCAACCGTTGGCTGTTTACATTGAGCCTCGCGCAAGCGGGTGAGTTTGGATTCGTATTACTGAGTTTCTCGCTCCAAAATCACGTGATCCCATTCGAGTTGGCGCAAACACTGTCTCTCGTTGTCGCGATATCGATGTTCCTCACTCCGGGGCTATTTATCCTGTTCGATAAAGTCATTCTTCCTCGGTTTGAGGAAGAGTCGAATGAACAAGAAGCCGATACGATTGATGAGCAGGGCACGGTGATCATTGCTGGTATTGGTCGATTTGGTCAGATCGTGAATCGACTGTTGATCTCCAACGGCGTCAATACAGTGGTCCTCGACCATGAAGCTGGTCAAGTGCAGAACATGCGTGATATTGGCACTAAGACCTTCTATGGTGATGCCACCCGCCCAGACCTTCTGCACACAGCTGGAATTGAGCATGCCAAGGCTCTGGTTGTCGCCATTGATGATCGTGAAAGAGCACTAGAGCTCGTGGAGTATGTTAAACATACCTACCCGAACGTCACCATAATTGCGCGCGCGTTCGACCGTGGGCATGGTTATGAGCTGAAACAGGCAGGCGCACACATCGTCGAATCAGAAACTTATCACTCTGCCCTTGAAGTTGGGGGCAAGGCACTCCATGTAGTAGGCTTTCATCCTTTTGGTGTGGAACGCAGAAAAGCCACCTACCAGCGTGTCGAGGACAAAAAGTTCGAGACTCTTTATCAAGCGTGGCAAGGCGGCTCTGAAGGTGAGCGCTATGACAACAACTATCGCGATCTGTTTATTCAAGCTGAAGAGCACTTGGTAAATGAAATGTCGAGATATTTGAGCGACAAACACTCTCACACCGAGCGCGGTTGGACACCGCCACCAAAAGGTTATGCAGACCAATTTGACGACGCCACTGATGACCAAAAGTAA
- the nhaD gene encoding sodium:proton antiporter NhaD, with amino-acid sequence MSAPAWAATSSTPLDLTHSTVGYLCLIIFGLAYTLVMLEEVLQLRKSKPVLLAAGLIWAILGYVYTQHGIAEQAHAALEHNLLEYAELMLFLLVAMTYINAMEERNLFDALQAWMVGKGFNFKTLFWLTGVLAFFISPIADNLTTALLMCAVVMKVAGDNKRFVNIACINIVVAANAGGAFSPFGDITTLMVWQAGHVAFTEFIPLFIPSVVNYVVPAVIMSFFIPNTQPNTVHQHIELKRGARRIVGLFILTIATAVAFHAVLHFPPVVGMMMGLAYLQFFGFYLRKTLRASLTKKAALAIANRDDYALKRLGSVVPFDVFRRVSHAEWDTLLFFYGVVMCVGGLSLLGYLGLASEIMYTQWDPIWANVMVGILSAIVDNIPVMFAVLTMDPALSMGNWLLVTLTAGVGGSLLSIGSAAGVALMGAAHGQYTFFGHLKWAPVIGLGYVASILIHLWLNAGLF; translated from the coding sequence ATGTCTGCGCCTGCGTGGGCAGCAACGTCAAGCACCCCATTAGACTTAACTCACTCTACTGTGGGCTATCTCTGCCTCATTATCTTTGGTCTGGCCTACACACTGGTCATGCTTGAGGAGGTATTGCAGTTAAGAAAATCCAAGCCAGTCTTGCTTGCTGCGGGTTTAATATGGGCAATTCTTGGTTACGTCTACACCCAACATGGCATAGCTGAACAAGCGCATGCGGCATTGGAGCACAATCTTTTAGAGTATGCAGAGCTGATGCTCTTTCTGCTTGTTGCTATGACTTATATTAACGCGATGGAAGAGAGAAACCTGTTCGATGCTTTGCAAGCTTGGATGGTGGGTAAAGGGTTCAACTTCAAAACCCTGTTTTGGCTGACAGGTGTTCTTGCCTTCTTTATCTCTCCTATCGCAGACAACCTCACAACCGCACTCTTGATGTGTGCAGTCGTGATGAAAGTCGCAGGGGACAACAAACGCTTTGTAAACATAGCCTGCATCAATATTGTTGTTGCGGCCAATGCTGGGGGGGCATTTAGCCCGTTTGGTGATATCACTACCCTCATGGTATGGCAGGCTGGGCATGTTGCCTTCACCGAATTCATACCCCTGTTTATTCCTTCTGTAGTGAATTACGTCGTGCCTGCGGTCATCATGTCGTTTTTCATTCCTAACACCCAACCGAACACTGTCCACCAGCATATTGAATTGAAGCGTGGCGCAAGACGCATTGTGGGTCTGTTTATCTTAACCATCGCGACCGCGGTTGCTTTCCATGCTGTGCTTCACTTCCCGCCTGTCGTAGGCATGATGATGGGTCTGGCTTACCTACAGTTCTTCGGCTTCTATCTACGCAAAACTCTGCGTGCGTCACTTACCAAAAAAGCCGCGCTTGCGATAGCTAACCGTGATGACTATGCACTAAAACGTTTAGGTAGCGTTGTTCCCTTTGATGTATTTAGACGTGTCTCGCATGCCGAGTGGGACACACTCCTGTTCTTCTATGGCGTCGTGATGTGTGTCGGCGGTTTGAGTCTGCTTGGCTATCTGGGCTTAGCGTCAGAGATCATGTACACCCAGTGGGATCCGATCTGGGCTAACGTGATGGTGGGGATCTTGTCAGCCATCGTGGATAACATTCCAGTGATGTTCGCCGTGTTAACCATGGACCCTGCGTTATCAATGGGTAACTGGCTGCTTGTTACGCTCACTGCGGGTGTAGGTGGTAGCTTGCTATCCATAGGCTCGGCGGCAGGTGTCGCACTAATGGGAGCAGCCCATGGTCAATATACGTTCTTTGGTCACTTGAAATGGGCGCCAGTGATAGGGCTTGGGTATGTGGCGAGTATTTTGATTCATTTGTGGTTGAATGCGGGGTTATTCTAG
- a CDS encoding NAD(P)H-dependent oxidoreductase, which yields MDKNRLLVLYAHPAQHRSEANRPLFEVAHKMPGVTTVDLYAEYPKFNINIDLEQQRLLDHDMIIFHFPLYWYSTPAILKEWQDLVLEYGFAYGKDGTALKDKILLCALTAGGKKEAYHADGYNHFTIRELLQPIEQMARLTHMRYLPPFALFGSRTALEEKRVEKHTALYEQLLELLLDDKIQLEDVEQLETLNALVMQLSEEKPV from the coding sequence ATGGATAAGAATCGTCTATTGGTGCTGTATGCCCACCCTGCTCAGCACCGCTCTGAAGCTAATCGCCCACTGTTTGAAGTAGCTCACAAAATGCCTGGTGTCACCACCGTGGATCTTTATGCCGAGTATCCAAAGTTCAACATCAATATTGATCTTGAGCAGCAACGGCTGCTGGATCACGATATGATCATCTTCCACTTCCCTCTCTATTGGTACTCCACACCCGCTATTTTGAAAGAGTGGCAAGATCTGGTACTAGAGTATGGCTTTGCTTACGGAAAAGATGGCACGGCATTAAAGGACAAAATTTTACTGTGTGCGCTCACTGCCGGCGGTAAAAAAGAGGCTTACCACGCTGATGGTTACAACCACTTCACGATCAGAGAACTACTTCAGCCTATCGAGCAAATGGCACGTTTAACACATATGCGCTACCTACCGCCCTTTGCCTTGTTCGGTTCCAGAACGGCGTTGGAAGAAAAGCGAGTCGAGAAACATACAGCGCTCTACGAACAACTTCTCGAACTACTATTAGACGACAAAATCCAACTAGAAGATGTCGAGCAACTAGAAACACTTAACGCCTTAGTGATGCAGCTTAGCGAGGAGAAACCAGTATGA